The stretch of DNA GTTCGATCAAGGCAAGAGGCGGAATTTATGAGGTATTGAAATACGCCGAGGAGTTGGCATTAAAGCATCAAATACTAACATTGGAAGATGATTATTCCCGATTAGCCGAGCCTGATTTTACAGAATTTTTTTCGGGCTATTCCATTGCTGTCGGCTCCACAGGGAATTTGGGGTTAAGCATTGGCATTATGAGTGCGAAGCTTGGTTTCAAGGTGTTTGTTCATATGTCAGCTGACGCCAAACAGTGGAAAAAAGATTTGCTGCGAGAAAAAGGTGTGACCGTAGTAGAGCATGCATCGGATTTTAGTGAAGCTGTTGCTCAAGGGAGAAAGCAGGCTAGTGACGATCCTAATATGTATTTTGTCGATGATGAAAGCTCGAAGCATCTTTTCCTTGGCTACTCAGTAGCAGCTCTCCGTTTGAAGAAGCAGCTAGAGGAACAGAATAGGAGGGTGGATGAAGAGCATCCTTTATTCGTTTATTTGCCTTGTGGAGTAGGAGGCGGACCAGGCGGAGTCACATTCGGACTTAAGCTTGTATTTGGAGATAACGTCCATTGCTTCTTCGTAGAGCCAACCCATTCTCCATGTATGCTGCTAGGCTTAATGACCGGGCTTCATGATGAAGTAGCGGTTCAGGACTTTGGTATTGATAACAAAACGGAAGCAGACGGACTTGCAGTAGGACGACCATCTGCATTTATTGGAAAAGTAATTGAAAATAAGATTAGTGGCATTAGCACTGTCGAGGATGAAAAACTATTTACTCTCTTGACTATACTTGCTGATACGGAGGAAATTTTCCTAGAGCCATCAGCTCTTGCGGGTTTTTCTAGCTATGTAGAATTATTCAGCTCGGAGGCGGGGAAGGAGTATTTGAGAAATCATATTCTGGATACTCATTTGAAAAATGTAACACACATCATCTGGGGAACAGGTGGAAGCATGGTTCCTGAGAGAGAAATGAAGCAGTACTATGAAAGAGGAAAACGAACAATCGGTTAGTTGTTTCAAAATCAAGATAAAGGGGATTAAATCGTTGGATAGCAAGCTATTTTACAAGGATTCATATATAAAGTCTTTCACAGCAGATTTACTTAAACAGGAGAAGGATGACCAAGGCAGATGGTATGTTGTATTGGATAAGACAGCATTTTATCCAACTGGAGGAGGACAGCCCTATGATACTGGCACTCTGAATGATGTGAAGGTCCTCGATGTGGAAGAAATAGACGGTGAAATCCGCCACTATGTAGAGAGAAATTTAAGTGATTCTGCTAACTTAATTGCTGGTGAAATTGATTGGGGCAGGCGCTTTGACCATATGCAGCAGCATGCGGGACAGCATATCTTAACGGCAGCTTTTGTAGAATTATTCGGAATGGAAACGATTAGTTTTCATCTTGGAAAAGAATTTTTAACGATTGATTTAAATTGCGAAGAGCTTACAGAAGAACAAGCTTGGGAAGCGGAGAAATTAGCGAATCAAATAATTTTAGAAAATCGGCCAATTGAAACAAAATGGGTAACAGAAGACGAGATTTCCAGCTATCGCCTGAGGAAGCAGCTGGCAGTATCCGAAAATATCCGTCTTGTTATCATTCCTGATTTTGATTATAACGGATGCGGTGGGACACATCCGAAATCAACGGCAGAAGTGGGATCTATCAAAATCTTGGACTGGGAGAGACAGAAAAAGAAAATTCGTATTCAGTTTGTTTGCGGAGGGCGTGTACTAACTCA from Cytobacillus dafuensis encodes:
- a CDS encoding D-serine ammonia-lyase, which produces MKTDVIHGKSIDDWKNEFPLLSDMTELKEVFWMNPKYKFTEDPSSLTMEDVRDAEARLARFAPYIAKVFQETAKDNGFIESQLVSIPKMQERIEKFYLNELPGQLLLKCDSHLPISGSIKARGGIYEVLKYAEELALKHQILTLEDDYSRLAEPDFTEFFSGYSIAVGSTGNLGLSIGIMSAKLGFKVFVHMSADAKQWKKDLLREKGVTVVEHASDFSEAVAQGRKQASDDPNMYFVDDESSKHLFLGYSVAALRLKKQLEEQNRRVDEEHPLFVYLPCGVGGGPGGVTFGLKLVFGDNVHCFFVEPTHSPCMLLGLMTGLHDEVAVQDFGIDNKTEADGLAVGRPSAFIGKVIENKISGISTVEDEKLFTLLTILADTEEIFLEPSALAGFSSYVELFSSEAGKEYLRNHILDTHLKNVTHIIWGTGGSMVPEREMKQYYERGKRTIG
- a CDS encoding alanyl-tRNA editing protein yields the protein MKSLDSKLFYKDSYIKSFTADLLKQEKDDQGRWYVVLDKTAFYPTGGGQPYDTGTLNDVKVLDVEEIDGEIRHYVERNLSDSANLIAGEIDWGRRFDHMQQHAGQHILTAAFVELFGMETISFHLGKEFLTIDLNCEELTEEQAWEAEKLANQIILENRPIETKWVTEDEISSYRLRKQLAVSENIRLVIIPDFDYNGCGGTHPKSTAEVGSIKILDWERQKKKIRIQFVCGGRVLTQLHQKQRVTKSLTELLNAPEQELAAAAKRLIDHGKNIEKSLEELQGALLEYEAKELLGKARQSDGWKMISEVFQNRSIQELQKLGRSITAHSAEVLVILVNEINEKLQFVCAKGSNPPISMKKLSGELLPLINGKGGGNDIFVQGGGEALITGEELLQHALEKVKQELK